From Magnolia sinica isolate HGM2019 chromosome 13, MsV1, whole genome shotgun sequence, one genomic window encodes:
- the LOC131223886 gene encoding uncharacterized protein LOC131223886 encodes MSSKLLHDAPLEAESQTVLSLRESHTLLHQSLKPPFPLTIPSPSEYNRLIYALAYGILTEPQLAKIHFTHLAAIVTDGYNLFVTTLINIVNESYLKLLGPSRTQLIWVCSKLVDVSAVGIENLLVSLLRQINGGDFSDGNLWLPMVLIRVFTEKWNWVISEPSILTSALFTYLRLLSDHYRLSGPELDKLKHLEINFCIRVLRECFCSCLKIGRDLIRPLQDLVHIPEFRDLWKDLLYNPSVFQVPGFSDISQIFHSRTSSRYFLLRIRPEMETQLRFLLTHVKWGSQKRYQSWFAKKFLCGPERETIICDLIRFVCCAHHPPNEIIQSDIISRWAVVGWLLKCCRKNHAEANAKLSLFYDWLFFDEEVDNIMNIEPAILLMVHSIPKYMDMTQTLLEFLFLLVDNYDVTRKDIITRGVSASFSAIIRKGVVHSFEALTSCDSLSPLLKERLSTFLPNLESGIVREPSARLPLHPLPFNLPSSSNVERGPPQFRKSGISMRHERNVLHTKAVDSAIRDAAKDSLAHLPANPQPLNLLSPSNVESGPLHFRKVGLSTEHGKNGLHTKAVDAAIPEAIKDASMAHLPATLMPLNLPGPSNVENTPSHFRKLGLSIGHERNGLVTKAVDDAVQEAIRDPLACLPLNPVPMSLPSQCNVESMQPLSTKSGLSVGHKRSGVHAKAAAAAVLKISDNPVSCTIVKSNESQIHIQESSLHDLEAAVKESKERGLGTLEKILFSYAAIDNGEFDAAIGGNSVFSSEALACQITDAFKSNGYTMFTYINCSSIEVDYDDEIQSATSVVIRAFIFSPNERMKDLLLFWTKKGHAVGPRLLSYASRLAYDANVMCGLSNPNDHQKPINHHYHDGGPSNGDALIEGNENNTSEEIDSVKSLLKCHIDGYISFTRSTSKDPPNAIIPITVHAKFIAELVESAFVAYKGFLKISSMKLPLSHVHGIYPTQDGSNSISCNGAKEMDRTLSMMLFSDLKSCCGWRGKRSKSLFSCIFCHLSDLSIAREDFIRLLVDVLDHVDLVSIQFEVGLKRFPIFGEDTKMILDLVRSTCYWDFVEQQKLWGLLISELAVSKVQVENIVLDMCSGFIDMNENSVALEGLLKLLRSCSPTRKLVATIMSLPSAFSNFAAAVLASWVASNRSMFFGYLADLLQNSSNTDDGSLSFRPAAASINRSAIAGLLDFLDKDGMNSSDSLSLVLGSVSEIKAKLAYMMVLHDSS; translated from the coding sequence atgTCCTCAAAATTACTACACGATGCGCCCCTCGAAGCCGAAAGCCAAACAGTACTTTCTCTCAGAGAATCCCACACTCTCCTTCACCAAAGCCTCAAACCCCCATTCCCTCTAACAATCCCTTCCCCATCAGAGTACAACCGTCTTATCTACGCCCTAGCTTACGGCATATTGACCGAACCCCAGCTCGCCAAAATCCATTTCACCCACTTGGCCGCCATCGTCACCGACGGCTACAATCTCTTTGTGACTACCCTCATCAACATTGTAAACGAATCGTACCTGAAACTTCTTGGGCCGTCGCGGACCCAACTGATTTGGGTCTGTTCGAAATTGGTTGATGTTTCCGCCGTCGGTATTGAAAATCTTTTAGTATCTTTATTGAGGCAGattaatggtggggatttcaGCGATGGGAATCTATGGTTGCCGATGGTGTTGATTCGGGTTTTCACTGAAAAGTGGAATTGGGTGATATCTGAACCATCAATTCTTACAAGTGCTCTATTCACGTATCTACGGCTGTTGTCTGATCATTATAGGTTATCAGGGCCGGAATTAGATAAGCTCAAGCACTTGGAAATTAATTTTTGCATTCGTGTTTTGAGGGAATGTTTCTGTTCGTGTTTGAAAATAGGAAGAGATCTTATTCGCCCGTTGCAAGATCTAGTGCATATTCCCGAGTTTCGAGATTTGTGGAAGGACTTGCTGTATAACCCGTCTGTGTTCCAGGTTCCAGGGTTTTCGGATATTTCACAGATTTTCCATTCAAGGACGTCAAGTAGGTATTTTTTGCTTCGGATTAGGCCGGAGATGGAGACCCAGTTGCGGTTCTTGCTCACTCATGTGAAATGGGGGAGTCAGAAGCGGTACCAGTCATGGTTCGCGAAGAAATTCCTTTGTGGGCCCGAGCGGGAGACGATTATTTGTGACCTTATTCGATTTGTTTGCTGTGCCCACCACCCTCCGAATGAAATTATCCAATCTGACATCATTTCGAGGTGGGCCGTGGTCGGGTGGCTTCTGAAGTGTTGTAGGAAGAACCACGCTGAGGCTAATGCGAAGCTGTCATTGTTTTATGATTGGCTTTTCTTTGATGAGGAAGTCGACAATATCATGAACATTGAGCCTGCCATTCTTTTGATGGTGCACTCCATTCCAAAATACATGGATATGACTCAAACCCTTTTGGAGTTCTTGTTTCTGCTTGTGGATAATTATGATGTTACTCGTAAGGATATCATAACTCGGGGTGTTTCAGCATCTTTCAGTGCGATTATTAGAAAAGGAGTTGTCCATTCTTTTGAAGCTTTGACTTCTTGcgactctctttctcctcttctcaAAGAGAGGCTTTCCACGTTCCTTCCAAACTTAGAATCAGGAATTGTTAGAGAGCCATCGGCCCGTCTTCCCCTTCACCCCTTGCCGTTTAATTTACCTAGTTCATCAAATGTCGAACGTGGGCCGCCACAATTTAGGAAGTCGGGAATCTCTATGCGCCATGAAAGAAATGTACTTCATACCAAAGCTGTTGATTCTGCCATTCGGGATGCTGCAAAAGATTCATTGGCTCATCTACCGGCAAATCCCCAGCCATTGAATTTACTGAGTCCATCCAATGTTGAAAGTGGTCCACTCCATTTTAGGAAGGTAGGACTCTCTACGGAACATGGAAAAAATGGCCTTCACACCAAAGCTGTTGATGCTGCCATTCCAGAAGCCATTAAAGATGCATCAATGGCTCATCTGCCAGCAACTCTCATGCCATTGAACTTACCTGGTCCATCCAATGTTGAAAACACGCCATCCCATTTTAGGAAGTTGGGACTCTCCATAGGCCACGAAAGAAATGGACTTGTCACGAAAGCGGTCGATGATGCTGTTCAAGAAGCTATTAGAGATCCATTGGCCTGTCTTCCACTAAATCCTGTGCCAATGAGTTTACCGAGCCAATGCAATGTCGAAAGCATGCAACCACTATCTACGAAGTCTGGGCTCTCAGTTGGACACAAAAGAAGTGGAGTTCATGCcaaagcagcagctgctgctgttctTAAAATCTCAGACAATCCAGTTTCCTGCACTATAGTAAAATCTAATGAGAGTCAGATTCATATTCAAGAGAGTTCACTCCATGATCTCGAAGCAGCTGTTAAAGAGTCAAAGGAAAGGGGCCTTGGTACTTTGGAGAAAATATTGTTTTCTTATGCAGCCATTGATAATGGAGAATTTGATGCCGCAATTGGAGGGAATTCGGTTTTCAGCTCAGAAGCATTAGCTTGTCAAATAACAGATGCATTCAAATCGAATGGATACACGATGTTCACTTATATCAACTGTTCGTCAATTGAAGTAGACTATGATGATGAAATTCAGTCCGCGACCTCCGTGGTTATTCGTGCCTTTATCTTTTCTCCGAATGAAAGGATGAAAGACTTGCTTTTGTTTTGGACCAAAAAAGGTCATGCTGTTGGGCCACGCTTGCTATCTTATGCATCAAGACTTGCATATGACGCAAATGTGATGTGTGGCTTGAGCAATCCAAATGATCATCAGAAACCTATTAACCACCAttaccatgatggtggcccatcaaATGGGGATGCACTGATAGAGGGCAATGAAAATAACACTAGTGAGGAAATTGACTCGGTGAAGTCGTTATTGAAATGTCACATTGATGGTTACATTTCTTTTACGAGAAGTACAAGCAAAGATCCTCCCAATGCCATCATTCCTATTACAGTGCATGCTAAATTCATTGCTGAGTTGGTAGAAAGTGCTTTTGTTGCTTACAAAGGCTTTCTAAAGATCTCTAGCATGAAACTGCCACTGTCACATGTTCATGGTATTTATCCAACGCAAGATGGTTCAAATAGCATTTCATGTAATGGGGCGAAAGAAATGGATCGAACTCTATCCATGATGCTGTTTTCTGATTTAAAATCTTGTTGTGGGTGGAGAGGGAAACGATCAAAGTCATTATTCAGCTGTATCTTTTGCCATCTATCTGATTTATCCATCGCAAGGGAAGATTTCATTCGGCTGCTTGTGGATGTGTTAGATCATGTGGATCTTGTCAGTATACAATTTGAGGTTGGTTTGAAGAGATTTCCTATATTTGGCGAGGACACTAAAATGATACTTGACTTAGTGAGGAGCACTTGCTATTGGGATTTCGTTGAACAACAGAAATTGTGGGGTCTGTTGATATCAGAGCTGGCAGTTTCCAAGGTTCAGGTCGAAAATATAGTTTTGGACATGTGCTCCGGTTTTATAGATATGAATGAAAATTCTGTGGCTTTAGAGGGGCTCTTGAAACTGCTTAGGAGTTGTTCTCCTACACGGAAACTTGTTGCTACTATTATGTCATTACCTAGTGCCTTTAGTAACTTTGCTGCTGCAGTTTTGGCCAGTTGGGTTGCCTCTAATAGATCAATGTTCTTTGGTTACTTAGCTGACTTGTTACAGAATAGTAGCAACACAGATGATGGTTCTCTATCTTTCAGACCTGCTGCTGCTAGTATAAACCGTTCTGCCATAGCAGGGCTGTTGGATTTTCTTGACAAGGATGGAATGAATAGTTCAGATAGTTTGAGTTTGGTGCTTGGAAGTGTTTCAGAAATCAAGGCCAAGCTAGCTTACATGATGGTGCTGCATGATAGCAGCTGA